One genomic region from Fictibacillus marinisediminis encodes:
- the trpB gene encoding tryptophan synthase subunit beta has protein sequence MKTVYPDSRGRYGEFGGKFVPETIMFALDDLEKGFNEAIENAEFMEELQHELADYSGRPTPLTYAGKLSAKIGGASIYLKREDLNHTGAHKINNAIGQALLARRMGKKKIIAETGAGQHGVAAATAASRYGLECKVYMGEEDIRRQALNVFRMKLLGAEVIPVSSGTKTLKDATNEAIRQWVASVEDTFYMIGSAVGPHPYPKIVKEFQSVIGYEAKAQFAQIKEGGLPEKVVACVGGGSNAIGIFSAFVDEDVSLVGVEAGGKGLLTGLHAATMANGTAGVIHGSLTYLLQSQEGQIQEPYSISAGLDYPGVGPEHAFLKSTERVKYENITDEEALEALNLLCREEGILCALESAHAVAQALKEARSMRAEENIIVCLSGRGDKDVHTLFEQQKEEVSHGQ, from the coding sequence ATGAAAACAGTATATCCTGACAGCCGGGGAAGATATGGAGAGTTTGGCGGGAAGTTTGTACCCGAAACGATCATGTTTGCTTTGGATGACCTTGAGAAGGGATTTAATGAAGCGATTGAAAACGCTGAGTTCATGGAGGAGCTTCAGCATGAGCTTGCCGATTACTCCGGCCGTCCTACACCTTTAACTTATGCAGGTAAGCTGAGTGCAAAGATCGGCGGAGCGTCCATCTACCTGAAAAGAGAAGATTTGAACCATACTGGTGCCCACAAGATCAACAATGCGATCGGGCAGGCGCTGCTCGCAAGAAGGATGGGAAAGAAAAAGATTATCGCTGAAACAGGAGCAGGACAGCATGGCGTTGCTGCTGCTACCGCTGCTTCGAGGTATGGTTTGGAATGCAAAGTATATATGGGCGAGGAGGACATCCGCCGTCAGGCTCTAAACGTCTTCCGCATGAAACTGCTGGGAGCGGAAGTGATTCCGGTGAGCAGCGGAACAAAAACGTTAAAGGATGCGACGAATGAAGCGATCAGGCAATGGGTCGCATCGGTTGAAGATACTTTCTACATGATTGGATCAGCCGTTGGGCCGCATCCGTATCCGAAGATCGTCAAAGAGTTTCAGAGTGTGATCGGATACGAGGCAAAAGCACAATTTGCTCAAATAAAGGAGGGCGGCCTTCCTGAGAAAGTGGTGGCCTGTGTAGGGGGCGGCAGTAATGCAATCGGTATTTTTTCGGCGTTCGTCGATGAGGATGTTTCTCTTGTCGGGGTTGAAGCGGGAGGCAAAGGACTCTTGACCGGCCTGCATGCCGCGACGATGGCGAACGGGACAGCCGGTGTTATCCATGGATCATTGACGTACCTGCTTCAGTCGCAGGAAGGCCAGATCCAGGAGCCTTATTCCATCTCAGCAGGTTTGGATTATCCTGGAGTAGGACCGGAACATGCTTTCTTAAAATCAACGGAACGTGTCAAATATGAAAACATCACGGACGAGGAAGCGCTTGAGGCACTGAATCTCTTATGCCGTGAAGAAGGCATTCTTTGTGCGCTGGAGAGCGCACACGCTGTGGCACAAGCATTAAAAGAAGCACGAAGCATGCGTGCTGAAGAAAACATCATCGTCTGCCTGTCCGGCAGGGGAGATAAAGACGTTCATACACTTTTTGAGCAGCAGAAGGAGGAAGTCTCTCATGGGCAGTAG
- a CDS encoding phosphoribosylanthranilate isomerase: protein MAGKTTFLKFCGCRSKEDLLLVKESRADLAGFIFAPSKRRVTPEDAGKWVMENQPLKQQLTGVFVNPSLDEIKAALVNVPLDIVQCHGDETPGFLKELKKKTGIKIWKAVRHEQAGWSVLKEFAGVADGYVIDARVEGAYGGTGTAFDWDAVPMYLQEAERQGVPCFIAGGIHAENITKLLSYSPDGIDISSGIEEDCKKSRKKIKDIEGMMMQYENSIS from the coding sequence ATGGCCGGTAAGACTACGTTTCTTAAATTTTGCGGATGCCGGAGCAAGGAAGACCTGCTTCTTGTAAAAGAGTCACGCGCAGATCTGGCAGGATTTATTTTTGCCCCGAGCAAACGAAGGGTAACTCCTGAAGATGCGGGCAAATGGGTGATGGAAAATCAGCCGCTCAAACAGCAATTAACAGGAGTATTTGTGAACCCTTCTCTTGATGAAATAAAGGCCGCTTTAGTAAACGTGCCTTTAGATATCGTTCAATGCCATGGTGATGAAACTCCCGGATTTCTAAAAGAACTAAAGAAAAAAACAGGAATAAAGATTTGGAAAGCCGTACGCCACGAGCAAGCCGGATGGAGCGTCCTGAAAGAGTTTGCCGGGGTCGCAGACGGATATGTAATTGATGCCCGGGTAGAGGGAGCTTACGGAGGAACAGGAACTGCCTTTGACTGGGATGCTGTTCCGATGTATTTACAGGAGGCCGAACGGCAAGGTGTTCCTTGTTTTATTGCCGGGGGTATTCATGCAGAAAACATTACAAAACTGCTGAGCTATAGTCCGGACGGCATAGACATCAGCAGCGGAATTGAGGAAGACTGTAAAAAAAGCCGAAAAAAAATAAAGGATATAGAAGGGATGATGATGCAATATGAAAACAGTATATCCTGA
- the trpC gene encoding indole-3-glycerol phosphate synthase TrpC translates to MLQQILDQKKEEITKLENNFTIKHNRKKASLYEAIRTSENAPALIAEVKKASPSKGTIKEHYVPAEIAAEYEQGGAAAISVLTDQRFFQGHAADLVAVKQMVSLPVLRKDFIIDKLQVLESAHIGADAILLIAAAMTPQKLHELYEFAHEHDLECLVEVHSVEELEGVLKQFTPKLVGINNRDLRTFKTDVKHTAAIASHIPESILTVSESGIKETDDLHYLRSHSINAILVGETLMRASSPAEGIKTLYGR, encoded by the coding sequence ATGCTGCAACAAATTCTTGATCAAAAAAAGGAAGAAATCACAAAGCTTGAAAACAACTTCACTATAAAACATAACAGAAAAAAGGCATCTCTCTATGAGGCGATCAGAACATCAGAAAATGCGCCTGCGCTCATTGCTGAAGTTAAGAAAGCTTCGCCTTCAAAGGGGACGATTAAGGAGCATTACGTTCCTGCAGAGATTGCCGCTGAATATGAACAGGGAGGGGCGGCTGCAATATCGGTGCTTACGGATCAGCGTTTTTTTCAGGGACATGCGGCAGACCTGGTCGCTGTAAAACAGATGGTCTCTCTTCCGGTCTTGAGAAAAGACTTTATTATCGACAAGCTCCAAGTCCTCGAGAGTGCTCATATCGGCGCTGATGCGATTTTGCTGATCGCCGCTGCCATGACACCGCAAAAGCTGCACGAATTGTACGAGTTTGCTCATGAGCATGATCTGGAATGCCTTGTGGAAGTTCACTCTGTAGAGGAGCTGGAAGGCGTCCTGAAGCAGTTCACACCAAAGCTCGTCGGGATCAACAACAGGGATCTCCGTACGTTCAAAACGGATGTAAAACATACAGCGGCCATCGCCAGCCATATTCCAGAAAGCATATTAACCGTGAGTGAGAGCGGAATAAAAGAAACAGACGATCTCCATTACTTGCGCAGTCACAGCATCAACGCGATTTTAGTCGGCGAAACGCTCATGCGTGCTTCCTCTCCGGCCGAAGGGATCAAGACGCTGTATGGCCGGTAA
- the trpD gene encoding anthranilate phosphoribosyltransferase — MAVKELLKKGILGETYSQKEAYEMMNEILEGKVTEVQLSSLLTILRLRGETIEEIVGFSTSILDHTVPLHLEYPQILDTCGTGGDGASTFNISTASSLLLASTGIKVAKHGNSAVTSKSGSADVLQQLGIGSSGDASEIAENLEKFSLCFLFAPNYHPALRHASQTRKGLSFRTVFNILGPLCNPAHPTHQLIGAFNKETAKKMAHAIADFKEQRTLVVTGADGLDECSIFAPTHFFEVENGNVNEFTLTPEDAGLPCGTLEEVTVASSQESAALIKAVLSGKASASAQNIVIYNTAASLYLTGRASTIHEGVKLARDIITTGKASRHLEMIQNQTGGLPYAATNS; from the coding sequence ATGGCCGTCAAAGAACTTCTCAAAAAAGGAATTCTTGGAGAAACCTACTCACAAAAAGAAGCCTACGAAATGATGAACGAAATACTGGAAGGAAAAGTGACGGAAGTCCAGCTTTCCAGTTTGCTGACCATACTCCGGCTGCGGGGGGAAACCATCGAAGAAATCGTTGGATTCTCAACTTCAATATTGGATCATACCGTGCCGCTTCACCTCGAATATCCGCAAATCCTTGATACGTGCGGAACAGGCGGAGACGGTGCGTCAACCTTTAATATATCCACTGCGTCTTCCTTATTGCTCGCATCAACGGGCATTAAAGTTGCCAAGCACGGCAATTCAGCTGTTACATCGAAAAGCGGGAGCGCAGACGTGCTTCAGCAGCTCGGGATCGGATCAAGCGGCGATGCGTCTGAAATCGCAGAGAATCTGGAGAAGTTCTCTCTTTGTTTCCTTTTTGCGCCAAACTATCATCCGGCACTCCGGCATGCGAGCCAAACGAGAAAGGGACTGTCTTTCCGAACGGTTTTTAATATTCTCGGTCCGTTATGCAATCCGGCCCATCCAACACATCAGCTGATCGGTGCCTTTAACAAGGAAACGGCAAAAAAAATGGCGCATGCGATTGCTGATTTCAAAGAGCAGAGAACCTTAGTGGTTACAGGAGCAGACGGATTGGATGAATGCTCCATATTCGCACCGACACACTTTTTCGAAGTGGAGAATGGGAACGTGAACGAATTCACACTCACTCCTGAAGATGCAGGACTTCCATGCGGAACTTTAGAAGAGGTGACGGTGGCCTCCAGTCAGGAGAGCGCAGCCTTGATCAAAGCAGTTCTGAGCGGTAAAGCTTCTGCTTCTGCACAAAATATCGTGATCTATAATACCGCCGCCTCTTTATATTTGACAGGAAGAGCCTCAACCATCCATGAAGGGGTTAAACTGGCACGGGACATTATTACAACGGGGAAAGCCAGCCGCCATTTAGAAATGATTCAGAACCAAACAGGAGGATTGCCTTATGCTGCAACAAATTCTTGA
- a CDS encoding CheR family methyltransferase — MDQDYSNFIKDVQSITSIDLSLYKEAQMKRRLTAFRDKKSFESFSVFSKALMKDRRLLDELLDRMTINVSEFYRNPERWMVLKDKIIPDLLSRTNKLKIWSAACSTGEEPYTLASLLQETGRNITYSILATDLDELALRRAKEGLYAETSIKNVPESVRNSSFRQEAGGFAVMEALKKPIVFKQHNLLADAFEKSFDLIVCRNVIIYFTEEAKEALFHKFSESLRPGGYLFVGSTEQIFHPGRFNLQPREAFLYQKPLV; from the coding sequence GTGGATCAAGATTATTCAAATTTTATTAAAGACGTTCAATCCATAACATCTATTGACCTGTCACTGTATAAAGAGGCACAGATGAAGAGGCGCCTTACTGCTTTTCGTGACAAGAAGAGCTTTGAAAGTTTCTCTGTCTTTTCGAAAGCTCTTATGAAAGACCGCCGCTTGCTGGATGAATTACTTGACCGGATGACAATCAATGTTTCGGAGTTTTATCGGAATCCGGAACGATGGATGGTTTTAAAGGATAAGATCATACCAGATCTTTTAAGCAGGACGAACAAACTGAAGATCTGGAGTGCCGCATGTTCAACAGGAGAGGAGCCTTACACCCTTGCTTCGCTTTTGCAGGAAACAGGAAGGAACATCACCTATTCCATTCTGGCGACGGACCTCGATGAGCTTGCGCTGCGAAGGGCAAAGGAGGGCTTATATGCTGAAACATCGATTAAGAACGTGCCTGAGTCAGTCAGGAACAGCAGTTTTCGGCAAGAAGCTGGAGGGTTTGCGGTTATGGAAGCACTAAAAAAACCAATTGTGTTCAAACAGCATAACTTATTGGCAGATGCCTTTGAGAAGAGCTTTGATCTCATTGTTTGCCGTAATGTTATAATTTACTTTACAGAAGAAGCGAAAGAAGCATTGTTTCATAAGTTTTCAGAGTCATTGCGCCCCGGAGGCTATCTGTTCGTGGGCAGCACGGAACAGATCTTTCACCCGGGCCGCTTTAATCTGCAGCCAAGAGAAGCTTTCCTTTATCAGAAACCGCTTGTCTAG
- the ndk gene encoding nucleoside-diphosphate kinase, with protein MEKTFLMVKPDGVQRNLIGEIVSRFEKKGFQLAGAKLMTISRELAENHYGEHKERPFFGELVNFITSGPVFAMVWQGDNVIATARNMMGKTNPSEAAAGTVRGDFAVSVSNNIIHGSDSPESAVREIGLFFKEEELVNYEKAVSSWI; from the coding sequence ATGGAAAAAACGTTTCTAATGGTAAAACCAGATGGTGTACAGCGCAATTTGATCGGAGAGATTGTTTCAAGATTCGAGAAAAAAGGATTTCAGCTTGCTGGAGCCAAATTGATGACAATCTCACGTGAGCTTGCAGAAAATCACTACGGAGAACATAAAGAGCGTCCGTTCTTTGGCGAGTTGGTAAATTTCATCACTTCTGGCCCAGTTTTCGCTATGGTATGGCAAGGAGATAACGTGATTGCTACTGCTCGTAACATGATGGGAAAAACCAATCCTTCAGAGGCAGCTGCAGGAACTGTTCGCGGAGATTTTGCCGTAAGCGTAAGCAATAACATCATTCACGGTTCTGATTCTCCTGAAAGTGCTGTTCGTGAAATTGGTCTTTTCTTCAAGGAAGAAGAACTTGTCAATTACGAGAAAGCGGTTTCTTCTTGGATTTAA
- the hepT gene encoding heptaprenyl diphosphate synthase component II, whose amino-acid sequence MKLTELYSHVKKDLLQIESELEQSISADHPILQKAGSQLLKAGGKRIRPVFVLLSAHFGEYDIRSVKKVAAALETIHMASLVHDDVIDDAELRRGAKTVKAEYDNKVAMYTGDFLFAKAIEMMTHVSQIVAHQVLSYSMKEMCLGEIQQIKEQFDLDQNIRQYLRRIKRKTALLIAISCQLGAIASNASVQLQRQLYRFGYSVGMAFQITDDILDFTATEKELGKPAGGDLKQGNITLPVFYAMDKIPELKGNIQRYYQTWDEDEFSGIIAQINKSGSIQKASMAAQSYLADAFAAADQLPAGQARNSMIKIAKYIGKRKF is encoded by the coding sequence ATGAAACTGACTGAACTCTATTCACATGTAAAAAAAGATCTGCTTCAGATTGAATCCGAACTGGAGCAATCGATATCAGCAGACCACCCTATCTTGCAAAAGGCCGGGAGCCAGCTTCTGAAAGCTGGAGGCAAGCGAATCCGGCCGGTTTTCGTACTGCTTTCCGCACACTTCGGCGAATACGATATCCGAAGTGTAAAGAAAGTTGCTGCCGCACTGGAAACGATACATATGGCATCACTCGTCCATGATGATGTGATTGACGATGCCGAGCTGCGAAGAGGGGCAAAGACGGTTAAAGCTGAGTATGACAACAAAGTGGCGATGTATACAGGGGACTTTCTGTTTGCCAAAGCGATCGAGATGATGACCCATGTCAGCCAGATTGTAGCCCATCAAGTCTTGTCCTATTCCATGAAAGAGATGTGTCTTGGTGAGATCCAGCAAATCAAAGAGCAGTTTGATCTGGATCAGAACATAAGACAATACTTGCGGCGCATCAAAAGAAAGACAGCCCTCTTGATCGCTATCAGCTGCCAGCTTGGAGCTATTGCCTCCAATGCTTCTGTTCAGCTGCAAAGACAGCTGTACCGTTTTGGCTATTCCGTTGGCATGGCTTTTCAGATCACGGATGACATTCTGGATTTTACAGCAACCGAAAAAGAATTGGGGAAACCTGCGGGCGGCGACTTGAAGCAGGGAAACATTACCCTTCCTGTTTTTTATGCAATGGACAAGATACCAGAATTAAAAGGCAATATCCAGCGTTATTATCAAACCTGGGATGAGGATGAGTTTTCCGGCATTATTGCACAGATCAATAAAAGCGGATCCATTCAGAAAGCTTCCATGGCTGCCCAATCCTACCTGGCAGATGCATTTGCAGCCGCCGATCAGCTTCCGGCAGGACAGGCAAGAAACAGCATGATCAAGATTGCCAAGTATATTGGTAAGCGCAAATTTTAG
- a CDS encoding menaquinone biosynthesis protein: protein MTLNIGEIKYTNILPLFFYLNKKEIENTGAAFIPQIPAELNRRMARGEIDLGGISSFSFGENSLQYSLFPNLSVSTFGKVGSILLFSKTAIEDLAGKSIALTSSSATSVVLLKVILKEFYGLDPVYETMEPDYDQMLQNHSACLLIGEDAIKADWRQEKDIHVYDLGELWYKHTELPMTYAVMAVRNDSIKREPALLEKLLFEMSESKQKTKSDQYHEMISHILPAHGGEYSFWANYFHGINYDFGESHLKGLKHYFELAHKHSLIQKVPEFTFFNYSLQGI, encoded by the coding sequence ATGACGCTCAATATCGGCGAGATTAAATATACAAACATCCTTCCTCTATTTTTCTATTTGAATAAAAAAGAGATTGAAAATACCGGAGCGGCGTTCATTCCGCAGATACCGGCTGAGCTGAACCGGAGAATGGCCAGGGGGGAAATTGACCTTGGCGGTATTTCTTCCTTTTCTTTTGGTGAAAACAGCCTTCAATACAGTCTTTTCCCTAATTTATCCGTATCGACTTTCGGTAAGGTAGGATCTATTCTATTGTTCTCAAAAACAGCCATTGAAGATCTGGCCGGAAAGAGCATCGCACTTACTTCAAGTTCTGCAACTTCGGTCGTTCTTTTGAAAGTGATCCTTAAAGAATTTTACGGACTTGATCCTGTCTATGAAACGATGGAACCTGACTATGATCAGATGCTGCAGAATCATTCAGCCTGCCTGCTGATCGGGGAGGATGCCATTAAAGCCGACTGGCGGCAGGAGAAAGACATTCATGTGTATGATCTGGGCGAACTGTGGTATAAGCATACAGAGCTTCCGATGACCTATGCCGTCATGGCCGTGCGAAACGACAGCATTAAAAGAGAGCCGGCTCTTCTGGAGAAGCTCTTATTTGAAATGTCAGAGAGCAAACAAAAGACAAAGTCAGACCAATATCATGAGATGATCAGCCATATCCTGCCTGCCCATGGAGGGGAATACTCTTTTTGGGCAAACTATTTTCATGGCATCAATTATGATTTCGGGGAAAGCCATTTGAAAGGGCTGAAGCATTATTTTGAGCTCGCCCATAAGCATTCACTGATTCAGAAGGTTCCCGAATTTACTTTTTTTAACTACTCCTTACAGGGCATTTAG
- a CDS encoding UbiX family flavin prenyltransferase, protein MKNFAVGITGASGAVYGVRLVQELLKGGHKVHLMVTEAGWQVFHEELGWDTTDRGSILQEYFIQGSSGELHYHTLRDFKAPIASGSYQNSGMIIIPCSMGTLSGIAHGASGNLLERAADVMLKEGRKLVLVPRETPLNSIHLENMLKVSQAGGKILPAMPGFYQLPKTLDDLVDFLVGKALDSLGVQHDLFKRWGE, encoded by the coding sequence ATGAAAAATTTCGCCGTAGGAATTACGGGAGCGAGCGGAGCTGTATATGGAGTGCGCCTTGTTCAGGAGCTGCTGAAGGGCGGTCATAAAGTCCATCTCATGGTCACTGAAGCCGGCTGGCAGGTTTTTCACGAAGAGCTCGGATGGGATACAACAGACCGCGGCAGCATTCTTCAAGAATACTTTATACAGGGGAGCAGCGGCGAACTTCACTATCATACGCTAAGAGACTTTAAAGCTCCGATCGCTTCTGGCTCCTATCAGAACAGCGGCATGATCATCATTCCTTGTTCGATGGGTACACTGTCAGGAATCGCACACGGAGCGTCCGGCAACCTGCTTGAGAGGGCGGCGGATGTGATGCTTAAAGAGGGGCGAAAGCTCGTACTCGTGCCGCGTGAAACACCGCTAAACAGTATTCATCTGGAAAACATGCTTAAAGTATCACAGGCAGGCGGCAAGATCCTGCCTGCGATGCCTGGTTTTTATCAGCTGCCGAAGACCCTTGACGACCTTGTTGATTTCTTGGTCGGCAAAGCGCTGGACAGCCTCGGAGTGCAACATGATTTATTTAAAAGGTGGGGAGAGTAA
- a CDS encoding UbiA-like polyprenyltransferase: MFKKLAIILEMIKFEHTLFALPFAFLGAILGNVVEEGTFPSITEWIWITLAMVGARSAAMTLNRVIDARIDQKNPRTATRAIPAKLISKKEAVVFIAGSFVLLFVSASQLNLLSVWLLPLAVFFLVFYSYTKRFTYLCHVILGATIALAPLGGWVGATGTLSAEAFLLYAGVLFWTAGFDVIYATQDADYDRNHGLYSIPSYFGIPKALFIARFFHVVSFSAFLFLGAVSSFGWVYFAGVFLSGAIMIYEHSMVSPEDLSKLNVAFFTMNGILSVVMFIFSLGDLLL, translated from the coding sequence GTGTTTAAGAAATTAGCTATCATTCTTGAAATGATAAAGTTTGAACATACTTTATTTGCGCTTCCATTTGCATTTTTGGGGGCGATTCTCGGAAATGTAGTGGAAGAAGGAACTTTTCCGTCCATAACGGAATGGATCTGGATTACACTGGCGATGGTAGGCGCGAGAAGCGCTGCGATGACGCTCAACCGTGTCATCGATGCCAGGATCGACCAAAAAAATCCCAGAACGGCGACGAGGGCTATTCCTGCAAAGTTAATCAGCAAGAAAGAAGCTGTGGTGTTTATTGCCGGTTCTTTTGTTCTGCTGTTTGTCAGTGCTTCACAGCTGAACCTTCTTTCCGTATGGCTTTTGCCTCTGGCTGTATTTTTTCTAGTATTCTATTCCTATACGAAGCGTTTTACATACTTATGCCACGTCATTCTCGGTGCAACGATCGCTCTCGCTCCCCTTGGAGGATGGGTTGGAGCAACGGGAACCCTGTCTGCCGAAGCCTTTCTGCTCTATGCGGGAGTCTTGTTCTGGACGGCAGGATTCGACGTGATCTATGCCACACAGGATGCGGATTATGACAGGAACCACGGCTTGTATTCCATTCCCTCTTATTTTGGGATTCCTAAGGCACTTTTCATCGCACGCTTTTTCCATGTCGTCAGCTTCTCGGCTTTCTTATTTCTCGGCGCGGTCTCATCGTTTGGCTGGGTATACTTTGCCGGCGTGTTTTTATCAGGAGCGATCATGATCTATGAACACTCGATGGTTTCTCCGGAAGATCTGTCGAAGCTGAACGTTGCCTTTTTTACGATGAATGGAATCCTGAGCGTCGTTATGTTTATTTTCTCGTTGGGAGATTTGCTGCTATGA